The nucleotide sequence CCAGCGAAACCGCTCGGCCACCCCAAACTGCCCGATGGGCCCGCCGTGGCGGCGGCCTTCACAGATGCGCTGGAACGCGCCCAGCCGGGCCTGCAGCTCGTCCAGGTCGAGGGCAGGGCCACCGAAAGCGCGCAGACGGGCTTCGTCGAGGTGGAAGCGGCACTGCAGAAACCCCAGCGGGCGGCAGTAGAGCACCACGCCTACGTTGCAGAATTCTTCCCGCTCTACGCGCGGTACCACGCGCAGCACGGCATACTCAAATAAGTGCTTCTCGGGCAGCATTGGCTTCCTGAACAAAGGTTTCTGATGCGACCAGGCGGTTTTGCAGGAACTGCACATAGGCGTCGCGCTGCTGCTCGGGCGTGCGGTCGGGCTCCAGCAGCCACTCGTCGGGCACCAAGGCCACGATGGCGCGCAGCACGTCCGGCGTGAGGCGGGCGCGGCCTTCGGCGTCCACGGCGGCTAGCTCCGAGGCCAAGGGCAGCAGCACGTGGTCTTTCACCTGCGGAAACGCGCGCGGCTTGGTTTGCTCGGCCCAGTTGGGGGCGGTGTGGTGCACGTAGAGGGCCGCGCCGTGGTCGATCAGCCACAGCTCCTTATTCCAGAGCAGCAGGTTGGTGTTGCGGGCCGTGCGGTCTACGTTCAGCGTGAGGGCGTCGAGCCACACCACCTGCGAGGCCAGGCGGGCATCCACGGTGGTTACCAGCGGGTCGAAGGTGCTGGCGCGGGCCAGGTAGTGCAGGGCCAAGTTGAGGCCGGTGCTGGCGCGCAGCAAATCCTGGATTTCCTCGTCGGGCTCAGTGCGGCCAAACGCTTCGTTGAGGCGGATAAACACCAGCTCGGGCAGCTTCATGCCCAGCGCACGGGCCAGCTCGCCCACAATCAGCTCGGCCACCAGCGCCTTGGGGCCTTGGCCCGCCCCGCGGAATTTCACCACGTACAGAAAGCCGTCGTCGGCCTCCACCAACGCTGGCAGCGAGCCTCCTTCGCGCAGTGGGGCCACGTAGCGCGTCACGTCAACGGTTCTCAACGAAAGGTCACTTGCCAGCATACAGCGTCGGGGGTCTAAGCAGGTTGGGGCGCAAAGGACGCACAAAAGCCGCACAAAGCAGCCGGCGGCCGGCGGTTACGTAATGGCCGACCCATCGGCAGCAGCCCCGGGCTCCGAATCCAGCACCAGACTCACCGAGTTGATGCAGTAGCGCAACCCGGCCGGCGCCGGCCCGTCGGGGAAAACGTGGCCGAGGTGGCCGCCACACACATTGCAGCGGGCCTCGATGCGCTGCATGTGGTGGCTGTCGTCGGGGAGGTAGCAGATGGCGGCGGGCGTGGTGGGCTGGGTGAAGCTGGGCCAGCCGGAAATGGCGTGGTACTTGGTGGCCGAGTCGAACAGCAGGCTGTGGCAGCCCGCGCAGTGGTAGCGGCCGGGCTCGTAGGAGCGGCAGTAGGCGTTGCGGTAGGGCGGCTCAGTGCCGCGGCCGCGCAGCACGGCGTACTGAGCGGGCGTCAGGCGCTGCTGCCACTGCTCCTCGCTCAGCTCCACCCGCCGGGGTGGCTCAGGGTTGGCGTAGCGGGCAAAAATCAGCACGTCTTTCCAGCGCAGCATAAGGCGGGTTTGGGATTGATGCGGGTTAGTAGGATGCTCGTATCAAGGTGGAAACGCAATACCTGCAGCAGCTCCGGTCCGGCGGCTTTTTCCAGCCGTCGGGCCGGTCGTTGTCAGCTGACGTTGCAGCGACTGGCGTTGCCGCAGCATCGGCGTGCGGCCGCCTCGTTCATTCAGCGACCGGCCCGACGGCTGGAAAAAGCCGCCGGGCCGGGACCCGTCTTCGAACAACTCGGAACTGCGCCGGCTAAACAACATCAGCAACGACGAGACGCAAAATATTGCGTCTCTACACCGTTCTGATAGTCATTTCTACCCGGCTACTTCCGCCAATGCAGCCGCTATTTCTGCAAACAACGGCCGGCTGGCTACCTCCGGCTGCAGGCACTGGTCGCGGAGCTGCTGCAGGCGCGGCAGCAGCGGCTGTTCGGCGGCCGACGGGACGCAGTGCACCAGCAGCTCTTCCAGCAGGCAGCCAAAGGCCCGGGCTTCCAGCTGCTGCAGGGCCCGCGCCGTGGTGGCTTGCGGCGCAAAGAAGCAGGCCGCGCCAAAGTCGCTGAGCAGGGCCGCGCCGGTGCTGGTGTACAGAATGTTGTGGGCGTACAGGTCGCCGTGCAGGATGCCGCGGCGGTGCAGGTGCGCCACTGCTGATGCTATGCCGTGGGTGAGGCGCAGCACAGCTGGCAGCGCAAACGTGGTGCCGGGCGCGTACACGTCGCGGGTACAGGTGGCGAAGCTGGGCGGGCCGGCCAGGTTGACGAAATCGGGCGGAATCAGCTCCAGCACCAAGCCTTCGGCCCCGGTTGGGTGGCCGGTCAGACGCCCATCCACGGGCACCAGGCTGGGGTGGCGGCCGGCGCTGATGCAGGCCACCATTTCGGAGTGCGGCAGGCCGTCGCTGGTCACGGCGCCCTTGAACACCTTCACGGCCACCTCGCGCGCCGGCTGCAGGCCGCCGGGCTGCCAGCGAGCCTGCGAAATCACGCCCGACGCGCCTTCACCCAGCAGCCGGCCCGGCGTCAGGGTGTCCCAGGCAATCGTGCCGATGGGATGCTGCGCCAGCGCCGCATCTTCGGCGGCTTCGCTGAACGGGTTGCCGGCGTAGGCCAGCCACGACAGCCGCGGCAGCGCCAGCAACCACGCGGGCAGCTCCGCGAGGCGGTTGGCAGCCAGGCGCAGAAGCTCCAATTTGGTGCAGCGAGCCAGAGTTTCGGGCAGCTCGGTGAGGCGGTTGCCGGCCAACATCAGCTTCTGCAGGTGCTGGCAGTTGCCGATTTCGGGCGGCAGGGCTTCGAGCTGGTTGTCGGTGAGGATAAGCCACTGCAGGGCCGGGGGCAGCGCCGCGCCGGGCAGCGTCCGGATTTGGTTGGCCTTGAAGCCAATCATACTCAGCTGCGGGCACTCGCCCAGCACCTCGGGCACCGTGGTGAAGCGGTTATCGGAGCAAAACAGGATGCGCAGATGGCGCAGGCGGCCAAAATCCGGGGGTAGCGCCGCCAGCGCGTTGCCCGACAGGTTGAGAACTTCCAGCGTATCGGCCAGACTGAAAATCTCGCGGGGAAACTCGGTCAGGTTTTCGGATAGGTCGAGGCGCCGGGCGCCGGCCAGTTGGCCGCTACGCAGCTCTTCAAGGGTATGCATGCCCCAAAGGTCGGCAGCGAACCGCAAACCGGCAGCACACCGCCCTATTCCCGGCTTGCTACTTTATGTTGTGTACGACAAGAGCTAGAAAGCTAGTTCCCCTCTTTGGAAAGGAGGGGTTAGAGGTGGTTGATGATTGGTGGATGGTTCTAGAATCTACTTCTAGTTGACGTCCTGCCGAGTATCAACCACCCCTAGCCCCTCCTTTCCAAGGAGGGGAACTAGCTTTAGCTCTAGTTTTTGCTGTCCGCAACTTGCATTTGCCCCGCCCCTACGAGCTGCACGACAGTGTGGCGCTGCCGGGCTTGGTGCGCGCCCACTCCGGCCGCTTGGCGGCCAGGTCATCGTGGCCGGGCTGCTCGGTGAAGGGCGTCTTCAGCACCTGCTGCAGCCGGTGCAGCGGGGCCAGGTCGCCGGCTTCGACGGCTTCGATGGCCTGCTGGGCCAGGTAGTTGCGTAGCACGTACTTGGGGTTAACGGCCAGCATGCCTTCCTGTATGGCTTCGGGCGCTGCCGTTTCCTGGCGCAGCCGCCCGGCGTATTGCACCAGCCACGCCCGCAGCGGCACGTGGGCCGCGCTGCCCGGCTCGGTGTAGCAGGCCGCGGCCAGCAGCGTGTCCAGGGCGTCATCATCTTCCTGCAGCAGCGCCGGCACAGCTTCCGACAGGCCCCGGAAAAACAGCGTCATATCGGCCTCGGCGGTTTGCAGGGCGGCGGGCAGGGCTTCCAGCAGCGCGTGGTCGGGGGCGGCGAAAGTGGCCAAGCCAAGCTTGCGGGCCATCAACTGGCG is from Hymenobacter yonginensis and encodes:
- a CDS encoding DUF3037 domain-containing protein, coding for MPEKHLFEYAVLRVVPRVEREEFCNVGVVLYCRPLGFLQCRFHLDEARLRAFGGPALDLDELQARLGAFQRICEGRRHGGPIGQFGVAERFRWLTATRSTVLQTSAVHPGLCLDPAATLDRLFEQLVG
- a CDS encoding HipA family kinase, whose protein sequence is MLASDLSLRTVDVTRYVAPLREGGSLPALVEADDGFLYVVKFRGAGQGPKALVAELIVGELARALGMKLPELVFIRLNEAFGRTEPDEEIQDLLRASTGLNLALHYLARASTFDPLVTTVDARLASQVVWLDALTLNVDRTARNTNLLLWNKELWLIDHGAALYVHHTAPNWAEQTKPRAFPQVKDHVLLPLASELAAVDAEGRARLTPDVLRAIVALVPDEWLLEPDRTPEQQRDAYVQFLQNRLVASETFVQEANAAREALI
- a CDS encoding leucine-rich repeat-containing protein kinase family protein; amino-acid sequence: MHTLEELRSGQLAGARRLDLSENLTEFPREIFSLADTLEVLNLSGNALAALPPDFGRLRHLRILFCSDNRFTTVPEVLGECPQLSMIGFKANQIRTLPGAALPPALQWLILTDNQLEALPPEIGNCQHLQKLMLAGNRLTELPETLARCTKLELLRLAANRLAELPAWLLALPRLSWLAYAGNPFSEAAEDAALAQHPIGTIAWDTLTPGRLLGEGASGVISQARWQPGGLQPAREVAVKVFKGAVTSDGLPHSEMVACISAGRHPSLVPVDGRLTGHPTGAEGLVLELIPPDFVNLAGPPSFATCTRDVYAPGTTFALPAVLRLTHGIASAVAHLHRRGILHGDLYAHNILYTSTGAALLSDFGAACFFAPQATTARALQQLEARAFGCLLEELLVHCVPSAAEQPLLPRLQQLRDQCLQPEVASRPLFAEIAAALAEVAG
- the msrB gene encoding peptide-methionine (R)-S-oxide reductase MsrB: MLRWKDVLIFARYANPEPPRRVELSEEQWQQRLTPAQYAVLRGRGTEPPYRNAYCRSYEPGRYHCAGCHSLLFDSATKYHAISGWPSFTQPTTPAAICYLPDDSHHMQRIEARCNVCGGHLGHVFPDGPAPAGLRYCINSVSLVLDSEPGAAADGSAIT